The genomic DNA GGTGCATCAACCGGGACCAACGCCCGTCGGCTGATGACTCTAACCCGTACTTTCAAATGGGACTATGCACTAGGCGCAATACTGGTTCAGTAGCCTACTGTGCTCAGGCTGTTTCACCGGCAGCCTGATGCCTTTGGCGATGCGTCCGGGGTGACTAGGCGTTTTGCCATTCGCAGATTTGAATGGCATCGGCGGCTAGCTTTCCGTCCAGCAGTGGCGACACTTCTCCGGTAGCAATTGCTTTGGCCGCAGCATCAATTTCATTTACAAAACTGTCAATTTGATCGCTGCCACCGAATTCCGGACGTTCGACCGTCCCGTCTTGATGAAGGATCACGAGTGGTATCGTAGCGTTGGTTCCGTCGGCATACGCGGCAAACTCAAATTGAATCGTTGCCCTTTCAAACGAAACTTCATAACCATGTGTGAATCCACGCGCGGGCGTATCGATCACGCCACCACCGGCGGAAACTGGATAGCCTTCAGGAAAACGAAATACCGTTTCGTAAAGTTTGGCGACCCCGTCCCGACGCAGACAGGCAGTCTCAACCGACTCAGGCATCCCAAACAGTACACGAATCAGATGAGCGTCGTGTACGTGTAGGTCGATCAGCGGTCCGCCGACAGAATCAAGTTGGTAAAAATCCGGAATCCAGTCCGGAGGTGAAATCGTCCGTTTGAAGCGTCCGGCGATTGGCTTGCCGTACCGGCCATCGGCATTGGCGTCGACCAGCAGACCGAACTCGGGCATGAAGGGCAACACATGCGCAACCATGACATCGCCTGGCTCGCCAAGACTTGCCAATCGGAGCGCATCTTCAGCACTGAGCGACAAGGGTTTCTCACAGAGAACTTTTTTCCCGGCCGCAATCGATTTCTCGATCGCTTCCGCATGCAGTGCAGGCGGCAAACAAATGTCGATCAAGTCAATAGAGTCATCTAGCAACATCGCGTCGAGTGAATCATAGACGTTCATGCCAGAAACATCGATTTGTTCCCCGGGAGGCCCGAAGTTGCCTTGGATGCCGCGCCAGTCGCCGGAGCGTTTGCCTTCGTCGCGGCTACAAAACGCGACCAACTCCGCTTGTTGGCTCTTCTGATAAGCGAGGTAGTGGATCCAACCCATGAAACCAACGCCAACGATTCCTGCGCGCATTTCGAACTTTGCCTTGTGAGTGAAAGAGGGACATCTGGTCAACAATGTAACATGTGATCGGTGACTCGCGTACGCACCTACGCTTGGCCCCTCTGCGGGTATCGTTCAACGAATCGATCGCTAAGGCACGTCGTTTTTACCCAGTTCGGACGGACTCGAAAAACGACGCTGGTTCGGTCATACTTTCGGTACCATTTTGCCTCCCCTCTTTTCATCGAAGGTCAACGTGAGCATTTTTGCGTCAAACCCAACTGCGCCGATCACGCAACGTTTCGCTCTGGTTGTCATCGCCATCGTTTGTTCAGGGGGAACGGTGCTCACCGGTCGGGCTGACGATAGCGGTCTATGGCCCCAATGGCGAGGCGCAGCGATGGATAACCATGCCGATGATTCGGTCACGCTGCCGCGACAATGGAATTTTGACACGAAAGAGAACATCGCTTGGAAAACCAAGATCCCCGGACGAGGGCACTCAACGCCCATCGTTACTCCGGCCGGCCTGTTCTTGACGACGGCCAACGCGGATGAGGGCACACAGTCGGTCCTGAAAATCGACGGGGTTACTGGGCACTTGGTCGACCAATTCGTGATGCACCGCAATACGTTGCCGGCGCGAATCCATCCGAACAATTCTTATGCATCGCCGACGATGGCGTTTGACGGAGAACACCTATTCGCCTCCTTTCACACCGACGATTCCATAGTGGTGACGGCGATTTTCCCAGACGGTCGACAAATTTGGCGGCATCGGGTGTGCAGCTTTACCCCGTCCGCATTCCAGTTCGGGTATGGTGCCAGTCCGGTTCTGTTCGAGGACCTGATTATCATCGCCGCCGAATATGACGGACCAGACAGTGG from Roseiconus lacunae includes the following:
- a CDS encoding Gfo/Idh/MocA family protein, whose protein sequence is MRAGIVGVGFMGWIHYLAYQKSQQAELVAFCSRDEGKRSGDWRGIQGNFGPPGEQIDVSGMNVYDSLDAMLLDDSIDLIDICLPPALHAEAIEKSIAAGKKVLCEKPLSLSAEDALRLASLGEPGDVMVAHVLPFMPEFGLLVDANADGRYGKPIAGRFKRTISPPDWIPDFYQLDSVGGPLIDLHVHDAHLIRVLFGMPESVETACLRRDGVAKLYETVFRFPEGYPVSAGGGVIDTPARGFTHGYEVSFERATIQFEFAAYADGTNATIPLVILHQDGTVERPEFGGSDQIDSFVNEIDAAAKAIATGEVSPLLDGKLAADAIQICEWQNA